ACTGATCGCGTCGTTGGTGTGAAGCGTGGAAAGCACGAGGTGTCCGGTGAGTGCCGCCTGCACAGCGATACGCAGAGTCTCCTGGTCGCGAATCTCACCGATCATGATGATATCGGGGTCCTGCCTCAAAATCGAACGAAGCGCACTGGCGAAGGTGAGTCCCACTTTCGTATTGACCTGAACCTGCTGTACGAGATTCATCTGGTATTCGACGGGATCTTCGACGGTGATCAGTTTTTTGTCCACGCTTTTGAGGTTGTTGAGAGCCCCGTAGAGTGTCGTGGTTTTACCGCTTCCTGTCGGTCCCGTGACCAGGACGATTCCGTAGGGAATTTTCAGGGCGTCGTTGAAAATTTTGAAGTTGTGCGGGCTCATGCCGGCATCTTCGAGGCGTATCATCACTTTCGATTTGTCGAGAATTCGCATGACGATCGATTCGCCGTTCATGATGGGGAGCGTAGAGACACGGAAATCGAATTCACGGTTCATGATCGTGGCCGAAAAGCGGCCGTCCTGGGGTTTGCGTCTTTCGGCGATATCGAGATTGGACAGAAGTTTCAAGCGTGAGGAGAGGGGAGGGTAGATGTCTTTGTCAAACCGGAAACTCTCTGTCAGCATCCCGTCGATACGGCTTCGGACGATACAGCTGTTCTCTGTCGGTTCGATGTGGATGTCGCTGGCACGGCCGATGATGGCGGATTTGAGAATCACTTCGATCAGCTTCAAGATGGCCGAAGATTCGCTCGCTTCCGTGGCGGAGGCGCTTTCTGAGATCTCTTCGCGTATTTCGTTGACCAGACCTTTGATGCTTTCGGACATCTCGAGACGGTTGAGATGATAGGCGATCTGGCTGGGTCTGGAGAGTGCGACGATGACGGGTTTTTTGGGGAATGCCCGCTGGATCGTCTCCTGTGCGCTGAAATCGAAAGGGTCTTTGAATACGACAGTGACATTGAGATCACTCTCTTTGACCGGCAACGCGCCGATTTTTTCCAGTTTCTGCATAGGAAGTCTCGAGATGAGGCGCAGGTCGATATCGATCTCGTCGAGATTGATATACTCCATTTTCATCAGTTCGGAGAGATGCTTCAAAATCGTATCTATATTGATCGCTCCGCCCTCTTTTTCGAGCATTTCCAGGGAGAGATTGCCTTTGCGTACCTCGTCGGCGATGAGTTTGTAAGCCTGCTCCGCATTGACGATGTTGTGGTCGATAAGAGACCGGAGCGTGATCTTTTTCGTTTTTTTGCTTTTGATGAGTTCGGCTATCTGCTCTTTGGTTACCAGTCCATGTGCAATAAGCAGTTCTACTATTTTACCCATACTTTACCAATACCTGTGTTTTTTCAAAAGATGATTGTCGAGTCGCTCCTCTATCACCATTTTGGGAGCGCCTTTTCCGTATTCGCAATAGAGTACGTAAAGCATCTGTGGTCTCTTTTTGGAATTGAAATAGTATTTGTCATCCACCTTTTTATACTCTTTTCGCGTGTACATGTCAAATACTTCCGAGAGGATGTAGTCGGTTTTGGGAAGTCTCAGGTGGGTGATGTCCACATTGTCCAAGAGTGCATGGTAAAGGAGCTTTTTTTGAAGAATGATCGTAGCGAAATAGCTGGCGTTCGCACGCTCCGTTTTCGTATGCCTCAGACCGGTCATGGGCACAGCCAGGCGGTCGATGTAGTCTGATCTGAGGCAGGAAAAACCGTACAGCATCAGAAACTTGGAGTTTTTCTTGTACCGGTTGAAAATTTTCAGGCCGAGATGGCACGCCTTGGCATACTGTTTTTGCGTATAGAGAGAATAGAGTGTTTCCAGTTCCGATGCGTAAAGCGATGTTGTGACATAAAGAGGCAACAGAAGAAGCGAAATTTTTTTCACAGGCCACTCTCCAGGGTTTGAAGATAGGATTTGACTTTTTTGGATGAGTACTGGTTGAGATAGATACGCAATGCATTGATCGCATCCTCTTTCTGTCCAAGTTTAACTTTCGCCTGGGCGAAAAGCAACCAGCTCTCTTCACTGGAAGGATCGAGAGAATTTGCCACGATGCTCCACCGGACGGTTTCGTTGTAGTTGCCTTTTTTGTAGAAGCTCTGTGCAATATAGGTGGCAAGCTTCGGATCTCTTTTCTGATTGAAACGTTCGATCAGATATTCGAGAGTGTTGTTGGTCCGTTTCGTCTGGATGAGCAGAGAGGATTTTCTTTTGGGTTCGACCTGAACGGACACGGCGTTTGTCTGTTTCGCCGGGACCGGTTCGATCTCTTCCAGTCTCGGTTTTTTCGTCTTTTTTTCCGCTCTGGATGTTTCGTTTGCAACCGGAATCACTTCCTGCTTGACAGGCGTGTTCGAAACGGGCTTCTCTTCTTTCAGCGATGCTTTGAACTCGCTGAGAAATGCCGTATCGGGATTGAGGACGACCGATGCTTCCCCGGTTTTCGGAGTCGGGGCTTTTTCTCTTTTTTCGGTAGGTTGGACGGTTGCGGGCTTTACAGCGGCCAGAGCCGGTTTTTCGGGAAGCTGTGTCGATGCCGATACCGGTTCCGGTGATCTCGTCCGCTCCTGCGCTTTTTCATGCTTTTTTGCAACGGGAGCCGCTGTCGGTTTTTTCCCGACGACTCTTTCAGACTGCTCCAAAGAGGGAAAAAGCGTGCGGATTTCCGGCCACAAGAGTGTGGCTGCCGCGCCTCCGCCAAGAAGCAGCAGAGTGACGACGAGCGGGCGGAACTGCTTGAGTTTGTAGCGTCGCCACTCTTTTTCCAACTGTTCGATTTCAAGCATGGATATATCCCAGTTTCAAAGCGGACATTTCGATAAATTTGTTTTTGATCGTACGGTGGGCGATTTTGGACGGTTTGTTGTTTTCGTAATAGTCGTAGATTTCAAAAAGTGTGTACATCAGTTTGTTGATTTCCCTGTAGTTTCCTTTTGTGAATTTATGGATATGTTTGATATTGGTTTTGTCGAACATGCTGGCGATCTCGAAATAGTTCTGCTGTATCAGTTTTTTCTGAATATACATCTGCGTATCGTGGACCGTTCCGTTTTTCAGTTCGATCGTCTCCCAAATTCTCGACTGGAAATGCTCTTTGGCTATAAGGTCCTCTTTTTCCGTCTTGTGCAAAGAGACGACGAATTTGATAACGCGTGTATCGGAAATGAGCCGTATCTGCTCCATCATTCCGGAAGGATAGAGCTGCGCCTCGTCCAACAAAACGGTGATATGTTTTTCATCTTTGAGCGTATTGCAGATATCGATGAACTGGTTGTATGTAAGATGTTCGGGCACCTCGTCCTCTTCGATTAGGAAAGAGTAGAGCGTTTTGATGAATTCGTCGGGATTCTGTATAGGGGTTGAGATGAGAAAGACATTCTCTTTCTCTTTGAGGTCATGATAGATTTTGTTGATGAGTATGCTTTTGCCCGTTCCCGGCTTTCCATAGAGCAGTATCATTTTCAGAGGTTTGGCGATACTCTCCTGAAGTTTGTTGTAAAACAGGATCGAGGTATCGAGGCCGATGTACTGGCTGATCTCGATCCTGTCGATGAATATTTTCTGCAGCTCTTTGAATTTGCTCATTGCATATGGGTCAAATTGCTATCGGAGAGTCTGTTGTATCCGATATCTTTGAGTGTCATAGAATTCTTCGCTTTGACCAGATGCGGCGTGACGATGATAACCAGTTCGATCTTTTCGTTGGTTTGCTCATCATACTTGAAAGCGTAGCCAAGCAGGGGAATGTCGCCAAGCAAGGGAACTTTGTTGGTCTCATTCTGAACTTTGTCGGTGATGAGTCCACCCAGAATGACATGGGCACCGTCTTTGACCGTGACAACGGAAGCCATCTGCCGGCGCTCGAGGTCGGGCGGCATCGTTCGGTTGACATTGTCGTTGGTGACGGGATTGATCGTATCGCTGACAGAAGGGTTGATTTTCAACGTGATCGTGCCGTCTGCAGAAATTTCAGGGGTGATATCAAGCAGAATCCCCGCAAACACCGAATCGATGATTTCATTTTGCGCCACGGTGCTTCCGCCTGTGTTGCTGAGAGTGGTGCTGTTCTGTATTTTGTAGAAATACTGTTTTCCTACCGTAATCATTGCCGCCTGATTGTTGAGTGTCAGGACTTTCGGATTGGAAACGGAGTGGACATCCCCCTGTGATTCAAGAAACTTGATGATCGTCCCAAGCTGGGCGTTCATGACGATATCCGTGAATGTCGCCACTTTGCCGATGACAGGATCGGCGATGAAAGGTATTTTCCCGCCAAGTCCGTCACCCGGAGTGATGCCTCCTTCATTGATGTTGCTGTTGGTCCGGAGTCTTTCGGCGGATACACTGAAGTTTTGCAGTTTGTATATTTCACGCCAGTCGATACCGGTTTCTTTTCCTTTTTTCAAAACGACGGCGTACATTTTTACATCGATCAGTACCTGCTTGTGCAGACGGTTGATCAGATTGTCGAGATACTCTTCCACACGGTCCAGCTGCTTTTTCGTTCCGGTGATCGTGACAAGACCCGACTCCTTGTCGATGACAGGAGCTCCGGCCTGATAGGTGTCTTCGGGGCGGTTGAGGATGTTTTCGATCTGATCGGAGAGCGTTGCCCAGAAAATGAATTCGTCGTTTGAAGAGATGTCGATGCCGCTTTCCGATTCCCCGGTGCTCATGTTGCTTGTCGAAACCATGCCCCCTGTACTTCCCACCGTCTGCTGGCTGGCCACTCCGCTGGCGAGCATGACCTTCGTATTGCTCTGACTTTTGCGGTCGGTGCTGATATAGTCGACATGGAAGGTTTTCGTCAGCAGATAGGAGATTTTCAGGATATTGCCGTCAAGAGAGTAGTTCAGATTGTGTTCGTTCAATGCGACATTGAGGACTTCCGGAAGCGTTGCATCTTTGAGAGAGAATCGGTTCAACGGCATTTTCAGCCGTTTTGCAGCCTCTTTGTCTTTGATTATAAGTGTCAGATCGCACTGTTCCGCCAGTTGATCAATCAATTCGGAAATCCTGGTCCCCTTGTTCGCCTTGATGTTGAACAGGTTGTCTTCGCAGCCGGCCTTCAGGTTGCTGGTCATCCCGACCGATGCCGTAATAACCGCTGCCAAAATTGACATCTTGATTGTTTTTATGCAATTCATTCCCAATCCTTATTTCGCGAGAAGTTTTATTTTTTTACTTTTTGGACGCTTCAAAAAGACACGCACCTGTTTGTTGTTACGGACAAGCAGGACATTGTCCTCCCCGATTTTCGATATTTTGTATCCGTTCACTTTTGCATTGAGCCCATACCATTTTCGGTTGATTTTGACCCGGTCGTTGATGATGGCCGTCAGGTTGAAATGGTACCGCTTTTTCCTCTTTTTTACATTTTTGGACATGATATATCGGCCACCTGGATAGATGAAAGGATCTTTCGCCGTGGCAACCTCTTTTTTCTCAAGCCCGATCCGTTCCTCTTTGATATCGTTGACGAGCTTGTCGATATCATTGATCGTGATTTCGGCATTGAGCACTGTCGCTGTCAAAAGAGCAACGGCCGTACTTTTAATCAATAGTTGATTCCCCATACTGATACCTTAAAGTTTGCGTTGATAGTCTTGTCGCTTTCGAGCTCAAGGTTGTAAATATCGACAACCAGCTCACTCTCTTCGATTTCGTTCAGGAAATTGATCATGTTCCTGTAATTTCCCGCACATTCGACACCGATTTCAAGAACATGTCCGAAACTGTCCTTGTTGTTGATGAATTTGTTGGAGATCAGGAAAATATCGATATTGTTCTTTTTCGCCTTGAGTGCGATCGAATCCAGAAATTTCGCCCAGTTCTTTTCGTTGAACAGAAGTTCCGAAAGGGTCTGGATCTGGTAATCGGAATATTCGTTGATCTCTTTGAGGTCGTTGAATTTGACCTGGAGCGTCTGTATCTCTTTTTGAAGCTTCTTGATTTTGTATCTCTGGTCATTGTTGACAGTCACGGAAGCGAGATAGGACTTCTCTTCGCGAATCTTTTTCTCCAGGCGTTTTTGCTGTTTCAGATCTTTTTTCAGCTGCTTTTCCGTGATGGGAATCAGATAGGAGTAGGAGATCAGACCGACAACCGCCATGATTCCAAGGACCATGAGGTAGAATTCACTCTCCTTCTTCTCCTCGAAATATCTGTCCAGTTTTTCCAGTAAATCCTCTATGATTTTCATAATACTGTCACCTTTAGATCGCCTTGATAGATACCGGTTTTCTCATCCTTGTATATCTTTTCGATATCTGTATGGATCTTCCTTTCATATTTATCGGTCAAATATTTGATGAATTGAGTGATCCTCTTTTCGCTGGTCGAGTAGAGCGAGAGAGTAAAAGTGTTGTCTTCGTCGACGATTTTGGTCACTTTTACATTGAATTTACCCATGTCGTTTCCAAAATTGACGATCGTTTTCGCTTTCATCGGGTAATTCACTTTTTTGTCGTAAATAGCGGAAAGAATTTTCTTTTTGGTTTCGAAAAGATCCTGCTCGGCCTTGATTTTCCCGAGGACATCTTTCTTTTTCGTCTGCAGCGAACTGATCTCCCTTTTGATGGAAGTGACCAGTTCGTTGAGTTT
This genomic interval from Hydrogenimonas urashimensis contains the following:
- a CDS encoding CDC27 family protein, producing MLEIEQLEKEWRRYKLKQFRPLVVTLLLLGGGAAATLLWPEIRTLFPSLEQSERVVGKKPTAAPVAKKHEKAQERTRSPEPVSASTQLPEKPALAAVKPATVQPTEKREKAPTPKTGEASVVLNPDTAFLSEFKASLKEEKPVSNTPVKQEVIPVANETSRAEKKTKKPRLEEIEPVPAKQTNAVSVQVEPKRKSSLLIQTKRTNNTLEYLIERFNQKRDPKLATYIAQSFYKKGNYNETVRWSIVANSLDPSSEESWLLFAQAKVKLGQKEDAINALRIYLNQYSSKKVKSYLQTLESGL
- the mshL gene encoding pilus (MSHA type) biogenesis protein MshL, producing the protein MSILAAVITASVGMTSNLKAGCEDNLFNIKANKGTRISELIDQLAEQCDLTLIIKDKEAAKRLKMPLNRFSLKDATLPEVLNVALNEHNLNYSLDGNILKISYLLTKTFHVDYISTDRKSQSNTKVMLASGVASQQTVGSTGGMVSTSNMSTGESESGIDISSNDEFIFWATLSDQIENILNRPEDTYQAGAPVIDKESGLVTITGTKKQLDRVEEYLDNLINRLHKQVLIDVKMYAVVLKKGKETGIDWREIYKLQNFSVSAERLRTNSNINEGGITPGDGLGGKIPFIADPVIGKVATFTDIVMNAQLGTIIKFLESQGDVHSVSNPKVLTLNNQAAMITVGKQYFYKIQNSTTLSNTGGSTVAQNEIIDSVFAGILLDITPEISADGTITLKINPSVSDTINPVTNDNVNRTMPPDLERRQMASVVTVKDGAHVILGGLITDKVQNETNKVPLLGDIPLLGYAFKYDEQTNEKIELVIIVTPHLVKAKNSMTLKDIGYNRLSDSNLTHMQ
- the pilO gene encoding type 4a pilus biogenesis protein PilO, with the translated sequence MKIIEDLLEKLDRYFEEKKESEFYLMVLGIMAVVGLISYSYLIPITEKQLKKDLKQQKRLEKKIREEKSYLASVTVNNDQRYKIKKLQKEIQTLQVKFNDLKEINEYSDYQIQTLSELLFNEKNWAKFLDSIALKAKKNNIDIFLISNKFINNKDSFGHVLEIGVECAGNYRNMINFLNEIEESELVVDIYNLELESDKTINANFKVSVWGINY
- a CDS encoding GspE/PulE family protein; protein product: MGKIVELLIAHGLVTKEQIAELIKSKKTKKITLRSLIDHNIVNAEQAYKLIADEVRKGNLSLEMLEKEGGAINIDTILKHLSELMKMEYINLDEIDIDLRLISRLPMQKLEKIGALPVKESDLNVTVVFKDPFDFSAQETIQRAFPKKPVIVALSRPSQIAYHLNRLEMSESIKGLVNEIREEISESASATEASESSAILKLIEVILKSAIIGRASDIHIEPTENSCIVRSRIDGMLTESFRFDKDIYPPLSSRLKLLSNLDIAERRKPQDGRFSATIMNREFDFRVSTLPIMNGESIVMRILDKSKVMIRLEDAGMSPHNFKIFNDALKIPYGIVLVTGPTGSGKTTTLYGALNNLKSVDKKLITVEDPVEYQMNLVQQVQVNTKVGLTFASALRSILRQDPDIIMIGEIRDQETLRIAVQAALTGHLVLSTLHTNDAISAITRMADMGIEPYLISGSLIAIEAQRLVRKICPYCKKAVEIPDHIIEELQEYIPENYQFYKGTGCKECQGTGYSGREMISEVLRVNETLTSMIAREASKAELTEEALRQGFVSMIEDGVKKALEGHTTIEEVLRVARLS
- a CDS encoding ATP-binding protein, translating into MSKFKELQKIFIDRIEISQYIGLDTSILFYNKLQESIAKPLKMILLYGKPGTGKSILINKIYHDLKEKENVFLISTPIQNPDEFIKTLYSFLIEEDEVPEHLTYNQFIDICNTLKDEKHITVLLDEAQLYPSGMMEQIRLISDTRVIKFVVSLHKTEKEDLIAKEHFQSRIWETIELKNGTVHDTQMYIQKKLIQQNYFEIASMFDKTNIKHIHKFTKGNYREINKLMYTLFEIYDYYENNKPSKIAHRTIKNKFIEMSALKLGYIHA